One part of the Halostagnicola larsenii XH-48 genome encodes these proteins:
- a CDS encoding phosphatase PAP2 family protein yields MALLNITLLTCIAVLTGLLITCVLCLESQQLSQARVELGQRLRNVAPYLGAAALFFLAKRGTHKQSVELSKSIGLDITDGLYAVEGDFVPVLQDVIPDATIEFFTVMYMFGFPYLLVTAPILYFLSTSQRHLKELLVAYLLNYVIGAICYTLFIAYGPRNHLSSVDGLMYEFYPQTQDLTAAVSANTDVFPSLHTSLAVVVLVFAWRSRKEYPRWFPLAAFVVTSVVISTMYLGIHWALDIVAGAVLGVGSVYIAEWIVKRTERESGQAPNPGEDGIPSDVSD; encoded by the coding sequence ATGGCACTCCTGAATATAACCCTCCTGACCTGTATCGCCGTTCTAACTGGCCTGTTAATAACTTGCGTGCTGTGCCTCGAGTCACAGCAACTCTCGCAAGCACGTGTCGAGTTAGGTCAGCGACTTCGAAACGTTGCCCCGTACCTCGGCGCTGCGGCGTTGTTCTTTCTCGCAAAGCGCGGCACACACAAACAGAGTGTAGAACTCTCTAAGTCTATCGGCTTGGACATCACTGACGGGCTGTACGCCGTCGAGGGTGATTTTGTCCCGGTTCTTCAAGACGTCATCCCCGATGCCACGATCGAATTCTTCACGGTGATGTACATGTTCGGCTTCCCGTACCTCCTCGTCACCGCGCCGATTCTGTACTTCCTCTCTACCTCCCAGCGACACCTCAAAGAGCTACTCGTCGCGTACCTGCTCAACTACGTCATCGGAGCCATCTGTTACACGCTGTTCATCGCGTACGGCCCTCGAAACCACCTCTCGAGCGTTGACGGCCTGATGTACGAGTTCTATCCACAGACGCAGGATCTCACGGCAGCGGTGTCGGCAAACACGGACGTGTTCCCGTCACTGCACACGTCGCTGGCAGTGGTCGTATTGGTCTTCGCCTGGCGGTCCCGCAAAGAGTACCCCCGATGGTTCCCGCTCGCGGCGTTCGTCGTCACCAGCGTTGTCATCTCGACGATGTACCTCGGCATTCACTGGGCGCTCGATATCGTTGCAGGTGCCGTGCTCGGTGTTGGCAGCGTCTACATAGCAGAGTGGATCGTCAAGCGAACTGAAAGAGAGAGCGGACAGGCACCGAATCCCGGCGAGGATGGAATTCCATCCGACGTGAGCGACTGA
- a CDS encoding linear amide C-N hydrolase: MCTRLVYLGPEGRILTARSMDWKVDIGTNIWALPRGVERTGEADSESMHWTAEYGSIVATAYDIATTDGMNEAGLAANLLWLSESEYPDWDGEEPAMSISLWAQYMLDNFATVAEAVEHVRDEDFVVVSETVPGEDRLATLHLSLSDATGDSAILEYVDGDLVIHHDREYQIMTNSPTFDKQRALAEYWEQIGGTVMLPGTNRPADRFVRASFYTDAIPQVEDCREATANVFSVIRNVSVPHGITTPNAPHISSTRWRTVVDHKDGIYYFESALTPNVFWVELDNIDFSSDADARTLQLGPDQSEVFSDDVSSHFTAADPFPFLGVQTT, from the coding sequence ATGTGTACCAGACTGGTATATCTCGGACCCGAAGGACGAATCCTCACGGCGCGTTCTATGGACTGGAAAGTAGATATCGGGACTAACATCTGGGCGCTGCCTCGAGGCGTCGAACGGACCGGCGAGGCCGATTCCGAGTCGATGCACTGGACTGCCGAATACGGGAGTATCGTCGCCACCGCGTACGATATCGCGACTACTGACGGGATGAACGAAGCAGGTCTGGCAGCGAATCTACTGTGGCTGTCGGAGTCGGAGTATCCGGATTGGGATGGCGAGGAACCCGCCATGTCGATCTCGCTGTGGGCCCAGTACATGCTCGACAATTTCGCCACGGTGGCTGAAGCCGTCGAGCATGTTCGTGACGAAGACTTCGTGGTGGTCTCCGAGACTGTTCCGGGGGAAGACCGATTGGCGACGCTGCATCTCTCCCTGTCGGATGCCACCGGAGACAGCGCTATTCTGGAGTACGTCGACGGCGACCTGGTGATTCATCACGACCGCGAGTACCAGATCATGACGAATTCGCCGACCTTTGACAAGCAACGCGCACTGGCCGAGTACTGGGAGCAGATCGGCGGCACGGTAATGCTTCCGGGCACGAACCGGCCCGCCGACCGCTTTGTTCGGGCGAGTTTCTACACCGACGCCATTCCGCAGGTCGAGGACTGCCGCGAAGCGACCGCCAACGTGTTCAGTGTGATCCGCAACGTATCGGTGCCCCACGGTATTACCACCCCGAATGCACCGCATATCTCCTCTACGCGCTGGCGAACGGTCGTAGATCACAAGGACGGGATTTACTACTTCGAGTCCGCGCTCACGCCGAACGTGTTCTGGGTCGAACTGGACAACATCGACTTTTCGTCCGATGCTGACGCCCGGACTCTCCAACTTGGACCGGACCAGTCCGAGGTCTTCTCGGACGACGTGTCCAGCCACTTCACCGCCGCCGATCCGTTCCCGTTCCTTGGCGTCCAGACGACGTGA
- a CDS encoding TIGR00266 family protein, with protein MDATFSHRPSYTHLTVQLETGESLVAEPGAMVGHSSTVSVETTSSRDGILRSAKSLLGGESMVANVFTAEDGPGQVTLAPPTPGDVMSHDLEDETLYTTDGAFLASSPDIDIDSEIAGIKSILSGAGLTPLALKGTGTVFIDAYGGLERLDLEAGESYTLDNEHVIAWDDSIEFQTRRVGGLKSSLLSGEGLVFEFTGPGTAWYQTRDLDAFVTVLGPRLANGDSS; from the coding sequence ATGGACGCCACGTTCAGCCACCGCCCGTCGTATACGCATCTCACAGTCCAACTCGAGACCGGGGAATCGCTCGTCGCGGAGCCCGGGGCCATGGTCGGTCATTCATCGACTGTTTCGGTCGAAACGACCAGCAGCCGTGACGGGATTCTTCGCTCTGCGAAGTCCCTTCTGGGCGGGGAATCGATGGTTGCGAACGTCTTTACGGCGGAGGACGGCCCTGGTCAGGTGACGCTTGCACCGCCGACTCCGGGCGACGTGATGAGCCACGACCTCGAGGACGAAACGCTGTACACGACCGATGGGGCATTTCTCGCCTCGAGTCCTGACATCGACATCGATTCGGAAATCGCGGGTATCAAATCGATTCTGAGCGGCGCCGGATTGACGCCACTTGCGTTGAAGGGTACCGGTACCGTATTCATCGACGCCTACGGCGGTCTCGAACGGTTGGATCTCGAGGCCGGCGAGTCCTACACGCTGGACAACGAACACGTAATCGCCTGGGACGACAGTATCGAGTTCCAGACCCGTCGAGTCGGCGGCCTGAAGTCGTCGCTTCTGAGCGGTGAAGGGCTCGTCTTCGAGTTCACCGGTCCGGGAACGGCCTGGTATCAAACGCGGGACCTCGATGCCTTCGTGACCGTACTCGGGCCGCGGCTTGCCAACGGCGATAGTTCCTGA